A window of Mercenaria mercenaria strain notata chromosome 16, MADL_Memer_1, whole genome shotgun sequence contains these coding sequences:
- the LOC123539688 gene encoding uncharacterized protein LOC123539688 yields the protein MTSRNTFFSRTSGTDSFFGNPKKTAVRPITPESFGSEDSEDKLTRQQHACINNLGMAAAFFLPMALIAAAVGMGTGYWFNIQHYYVGLFQRCDNWTQICQSVSNFYDENDTDKMKTTWTIGVPLLFTGIAVFTIALMALVCYPCHRKINFSKIACAVTIGVILLLGFLTFAGGFALFALYAASNTNSATMMWSFYCAIGGVAFGFIATILFWVHMFYTGCFE from the exons ATG ACTTCAAGAAACACGTTTTTCTCCAGGACATCAGGAACTGACTCCTTCTTTGGAAATCCGAAGAAAACAGCTGTCAG ACCGATAACTCCAGAAAGTTTCGGGAGTGAGGACTCGGAAGACAAACTTACAAGACAACAACATGCCTGTATTAACAACCTTGGAATGGCTGCTGCATTCTTCTTGCCAATGGCTTTG ATTGCGGCTGCTGTTGGCATGGGTACAGGCTACTGGTTTAACATTCAACATTACTATGTTGGTTTGTTCCAACGGTGTGACAACTGGACTCAGATCTGCCAGTCGGTTTCgaatttttatgatgaaaatgaCACAGATAAAA tgaaGACAACTTGGACGATAGGCGTGCCGCTGTTGTTCACTGGCATTGCTGTATTTACAATAGCTCTTATGGCACTTGTATGTTACCCGTGCCACAGGAAAATCAACTTCAGTAAAATTGCATGCGCAGTAACGATTGGGGTGATATTATTATTGGGAT TTTTGACTTTTGCTGGAGGTTTCGCACTGTTTGCATTGTACGCGGCGTCAAATACGAACAGTGCGACAATGATGTGGTCGTTTTATTGTGCGATAGGAGGAGTTGCGTTTGGTTTCATAGCTACTATTCTCTTCTGGGTACATATGTTTTACACTGGATGTTTTGAATGA
- the LOC123541069 gene encoding uncharacterized protein LOC123541069, whose translation MNQATYSLPNTTSNTTTPWPTTTRASTTEGFLSTNDGKAILALLVTILTLLILVPVIVFLLMRKICTMQEEKTDKRSDQPDNDNNKETQTDVLGLELQEFYQRRRPTDMSKYMGKKLIEVEEPPRWHQFNPKEWNDPWTSKYAGKETNYIGKVW comes from the exons ATGAATCAG GCGACGTACAGCTTACCAAATACTACCTCTAACACAACGACGCCATGGCCAACAACAACACGTGCTAGCACGACAGAAGGCTTCCTGAGTACCAATGACGGCAAGGCTATCCTGGCTCTTCTGGTCACCATTCTAACGTTACTGATACTGGTTCCAGTGATCGTGTTTCTACTTATGAGGAAGATCTGCACAATGCAAGA AGAAAAGACTGATAAACGGAGTGACCAGCCTGATAACGATAATAACAAAGAAACACAGACGGATGTTTTAG GTTTGGAACTACAGGAGTTTTATCAGCGCCGAAGGCCAactgatatgtcaaaatacatggGCAAAAAGTTAATTGAGGTTGAGGAACCCCCACGATGGCACCAGTTTAACCCAAAGGAATGGAATGATCCGTGGACATCAAAGTATGCAGGAAAAGAAACAAACTATATCGGGAAAGTTTGGTGA